A stretch of Cicer arietinum cultivar CDC Frontier isolate Library 1 chromosome 5, Cicar.CDCFrontier_v2.0, whole genome shotgun sequence DNA encodes these proteins:
- the LOC101500860 gene encoding protein SMAX1-LIKE 8, producing MPTPVGVARQCLTPEAGQSLDEAVSVAKRRGHAQTTSLHAVSALLSLPSSSILRDACCRARNSAYSPRLQFKALDLCLSVSLDRAPSSHNNLSSDHEPPVSNSLMAAIKRSQANQRRHPDNFHFYHQQQHQLQSQQTFSVSTVKVELQHLILSILDDPVVSRVFAEAGFRSSEIKLAILRPLPHLFRSRGPPIFLCNLPDQPRRGSGFGFGSGFPFLNGFGDSDENFRRIGEILVRSKGRNPLLLGACANDVLISFVEAVEKRREGVLPMELAGLRVVCIRKELESGDGKVLGLRLREIGVMAEECVGPGVVVSFGDLKGFLNEDGFGEGVMELAKLLKVHCDKFWLVGSADSYESYLKFLGRFSSVEKDWDLQILPITSVKPFESYHQRPKSSLMDSFVPFGGFFSSQSDLKGPQNGSFCCVPQCQQCGEKCEHELLAASKERFSISAPDPYPSNLPQWLKTTEFGKAKALDVKTKDDGVLLDSSKSVTLRNNSDNICQLLHQRTTDANTCQTVVGFHCTDNKNDCADKSPSEYINLNSRIPIGVQTISPSQSNSPFPALFTAKQEKNTPKLTEMFQKVKDLESGDQRSCNMSSSSLCDENQLSPTSVTSVTTDLGLGICSSPTSNKLKKPEVQYTMEPPKETRNQFSSSFNLDEGNIRKHPSQSSSCLSFDYCGQVDARNPKILFEALSKEVSWQDEALRAIIKTIFCGPTKRVNDHGANQRGDKWMNFVGPDRHGKKKIAVSLAELLYGSREKFTSVDLSSEEMNGCVKFRGKTNLDFIVDECCKKPLSVVFIENVDRADIVAQSSLSQAMKTGKIADSHGREVSVNNAIFVFSFSGYQNSLMQTREPSYYSEERILRAKGGGIKIEVEYAVRDIRSQSIIANNSIDVIPNLIFINKRKLICDNELYDHHLLSDTVKRAHTMSNRLLDLNLPAEENEQKQTEDGNSDHFSSENQNLWLQDLYNQVDETVVFKPYDFDALADRVLKLVRSNFKKIIGSECALQIQTEVMDQLLAAAYVADRDMDVENWVEQVLCGGFNEVQSRYNLTGSSIVKLATCSEQAASVHLPPRIILD from the exons ATGCCAACGCCAGTAGGAGTGGCGAGACAATGCTTAACACCAGAAGCAGGACAATCGCTAGACGAAGCAGTCTCCGTAGCAAAACGACGCGGACACGCACAAACGACGTCGCTTCACGCCGTTTCAGCACTATTATCACTACCTTCATCTTCAATTCTACGCGACGCCTGTTGTCGTGCGAGAAACTCGGCGTATTCACCACGGTTACAGTTCAAAGCACTTGACCTTTGTCTTTCTGTTTCACTAGACAGAGCACCTTCTTCGCACAACAACCTTTCCTCCGATCATGAACCGCCTGTTTCTAATTCTCTTATGGCTGCGATTAAACGCTCTCAGGCTAACCAACGCCGTCATCCTGATAACTTTCATTTTTATCATCAACAGCAACACCAGCTTCAGAGCCAGCAAACGTTTTCCGTTTCCACTGTTAAAGTTGAGTTACAGCATTTGATTCTTTCTATTCTTGATGACCCGGTTGTTAGTCGGGTTTTCGCTGAAGCGGGTTTTCGGAGCTCCGAAATTAAACTCGCTATACTCCGTCCTCTCCCGCATCTTTTTCGATCTAGAGGTCCGCCTATTTTTCTCTGTAATCTCCCGGACCAGCCTCGCCGGGGATCCGGATTCGGGTTTGGCTCCGGGTTTCCGTTTCTTAATGGATTCGGGGATTCGGATGAGAATTTCCGGCGAATTGGAGAGATTCTTGTTCGGAGTAAAGGGAGGAACCCTCTGCTTCTCGGTGCATGTGCTAACGATGTGCTGATAAGTTTTGTAGAGGCTGTGGAGAAACGGAGGGAGGGGGTTTTACCTATGGAGCTCGCGGGGTTGCGTGTGGTTTGCATTAGGAAGGAATTGGAGAGTGGTGATGgtaaggttttgggtttgaggttgAGGGAGATTGGTGTTATGGCGGAGGAGTGTGTGGGACCAGGTGTAGTTGTGAGTTTTGGGGATTTGAAGGGTTTTTTGAATGAGGATGGGTTTGGAGAAGGTGTTATGGAATTGGCTAAATTGTTGAAGGTTCATTGTGATAAGTTTTGGTTGGTGGGTTCTGCTGATAGTTATGAGAGTTACTTGAAATTTCTGGGTAGGTTTTCTTCCGTGGAGAAAGATTGGGATTTGCAGATTCTTCCTATCACTTCTGTTAAGCCTTTTGAATCATATCATCAGAGACCTAAGTCCAG CTTAATGGATTCATTTGTACCATTTGGAGGCTTTTTTTCATCGCAGTCTGATTTGAAAGGTCCACAAAATGGCTCATTTTGTTGTGTTCCTCAGTGTCAACAATGCGGTGAAAAGTGTGAACATGAACTCCTTGCTGCTTCAAAGGAAAGATTTTCCATTTCAGCTCCCGATCCATACCCATCTAACTTACCTCAATGGTTGAAGACTACTGAATTTGGCAAAGCAAAAGCATTGGATGTTAAG ACCAAAGATGATGGTGTTTTGCTGGATAGTAGCAAATCTGTGACGCTGCGGAATAACTCAGACAACATATGCCAACTTCTGCATCAGCGTACCACCGACGCAAATACTTGTCAAACTGTTGTGGGGTTTCATTGTACTGACAACAAAAATGATTGCGCTGACAAATCACCTAGTGAATACATCAATCTCAACTCTCGCATACCTATTGGCGTTCAAACGATATCTCCATCACAATCCAACAGTCCTTTTCCTGCTCTCTTCACGGCGAAGCAGGAGAAAAATACTCCAAAACTAACAGAGATGTTCCAGAAAGTAAAAGATCTCGAGTCAGGTGACCAAAGATCATGTAACATGTCCAGTTCAAGTTTGTGCGATGAAAATCAACTGTCTCCAACATCTGTGACTTCTGTAACCACAGATCTAGGCTTGGGAATATGCTCCTCTCCCACCAGCAATAAACTGAAGAAACCTGAAGTTCAATATACAATGGAGCCTCCAAAGGAAACCCGTAATCAATTTTCTTCAAGCTTTAATTTGGATGAAGGGAATATCAGGAAGCATCCGTCACAATCTTCATCCTGCTTAAGTTTTGACTATTGTGGACAAGTTGATGCAAGAAATCctaaaattctttttgaagCTCTCTCCAAGGAGGTAAGCTGGCAAGATGAAGCCTTAAGGGCTATTATCAAAACAATATTCTGTGGTCCAACAAAACGGGTTAATGACCATGGAGCAAACCAGAGGGGGGACAAATGGATGAATTTTGTTGGACCTGATAGGCATGGTAAAAAGAAAATTGCTGTTTCTCTAGCCGAGTTACTGTATGGAAGCCGAGAAAAATTTACTTCTGTGGATCTAAGTTCCGAAGAAATGAATGGATGTGTGAAATTCAGAGGGAAGACTAACCTTGATTTTATTGTAGATGAGTGCTGCAAGAAACCATTGTCAGTTGTTTTCATTGAAAATGTTGACAGAGCGGATATAGTAGCTCAAAGTAGTTTGTCTCAGGCCATGAAGACAGGAAAAATTGCAGACTCGCATGGACGAGAAGTTAGTGTAAATAATGCTATATTTGTGTTTTCTTTCTCAGGTTACCAAAATAGTTTGATGCAAACAAGGGAACCTTCCTACTATTCTGAGGAAAGAATACTGAGAGCAAAGGGGGGAGGTATCAAGATAGAAGTTGAATATGCGGTTAGAGACATCAGAAGCCAAAGCATCATAGCTAACAATTCAATAGATGTCATTCCTAATCTAATTTTCATCAACAAACGAAAATTGATTTGTGACAATGAACTTTATGATCACCATTTACTCTCAGATACGGTTAAAAGGGCACATACAATGTCGAATCGGCTGTTAGATTTGAATCTTCCAGCTGAAGAAAATGAACAGAAACAAACCGAAGATGGAAACTCCGACCATTTCTCAAGTGAGAACCAAAACCTTTGGTTGCAAGATTTGTATAATCAGGTGGATGAAACAGTTGTTTTTAAACCATATGATTTTGACGCGCTTGCAGATAGAGTGTTGAAATTGGTCAGAAGtaacttcaaaaaaattattggatCTGAATGTGCCTTACAAATCCAAACAGAAGTCATGGACCAATTGCTTGCAGCCGCATATGTTGCAGACAGGGATATGGATGTGGAGAACTGGGTTGAGCAAGTTCTCTGTGGAGGATTCAATGAAGTGCAGAGTAGATACAACCTCACTGGTAGTTCTATTGTGAAACTAGCCACATGTTCAGAGCAAGCTGCAAGTGTACACCTTCCACCAAGAATAATCTTAGACTGA
- the LOC101501188 gene encoding jasmonate-induced oxygenase 2-like, with amino-acid sequence MLKTQTDWPEPIIRVQSLSEGCKDSIPERYIKPPIDRPFVQNSCYDGINNIPIIDLGGLNGDDLDVRGSILKKISEACREWGFFQIVNHGVSHDLMDKARETWREFFHLPMEVKQQYANSPKTYEGYGSRLGIEKGAILDWSDYYFLHYSPFSLKDYNKWPSSPPSCREVFDEYGRELVKLCGRLMKVLSINLGLEEEKLKNAFGDEIGACMRINFYPKCPRPELTLGLSSHSDPGGMTMLLPDDQVAGLQVRKFHHWITVNPAPYAFIVNIGDQIQVLSNATYKSVEHRVIVNSDKERVSLAFFYNPKSDIPIEPLKDLLTPERPALYPPMTFDEYRLFIRMRGPCGKSQVESMKSPI; translated from the exons ATGTTGAAAACCCAAACAGATTGGCCAGAGCCAATAATCAGGGTTCAATCTTTGTCTGAAGGATGCAAAGATTCAATCCCTGAAAGATACATCAAGCCACCAATTGATAGGCCATTTGTACAAAACTCTTGTTATGATGGAATCAACAATATTCCAATTATAGACCTTGGAGGTTTGAATGGTGATGACCTTGATGTTAGAGGTTCAATCCTTAAGAAAATCTCTGAGGCTTGTCGTGAGTGGGGTTTTTTCCAAATTGTTAACCATGGTGTAAGCCATGATTTGATGGACAAAGCTAGGGAAACTTGGCGTGAATTCTTTCACTTGCCTATGGAAGTGAAGCAACAATATGCAAACTCACCAAAGACTTATGAAGGGTATGGTAGTAGACTTGGTATTGAAAAAGGTGCTATTCTTGATTGGAGTGATTACTACTTTTTGCACTATTCTCCCTTCTCTCTTAAGGACTACAACAAATGGCCTTCTTCTCCTCCATCTTGCAG AGAAGTGTTTGATGAGTATGGAAGAGAGCTAGTGAAGCTATGTGGGAGATTAATGAAGGTTCTATCAATAAACCTTggattagaagaagaaaaacttaaaaatgcATTTGGGGATGAAATAGGGGCATGCATGagaataaatttttatccaaaGTGTCCAAGGCCAGAATTGACATTAGGACTATCATCACACTCTGATCCAGGAGGGATGACTATGTTGCTTCCAGATGATCAAGTAGCTGGCCTTCAAGTACGAAAATTTCATCATTGGATTACTGTTAATCCTGCTCCATATGCCTTCATTGTCAACATTGGTGACCAAATACAG GTTCTAAGCAATGCAACATACAAGAGTGTGGAGCACCGAGTAATCGTGAATTCAGATAAAGAGAGAGTTTCCCTTGCATTCTTCTACAACCCCAAAAGTGATATACCAATTGAGCCACTAAAAGACCTTTTAACCCCCGAAAGGCCCGCACTATACCCACCAATGACCTTCGATGAATACAGGCTCTTCATTAGAATGAGAGGCCCTTGTGGCAAATCTCAAGTCGAATCTATGAAGTCTCCcatataa